Within the Erythrobacter insulae genome, the region GATCGGCAATCACGCGGCGGGTCACAAATCGTTCAGGCAGATGATAGGCCAGATCCTTGACGCGGGTCAGGCCCAGCTTCTCCAGCGGCTTCATCATCTTGGGCCCAACCCCATCAAGGTCGCGGGCTTCGATAAACAGCGGATTGAGGGCCTCTGGACGCATAAGAACACTCTATACCGTCTTGAACGCGATTGCCGAGTGCCTTACTTGGCCCTGCATGACGGATATGCCCACATTCGAAGCCCGACTGGCGCGCGCAAAGTTCCGCGCATGGCATCGCGGCACGCGCGAAGCCGATTATATGATCGGCGGTTTCTTCGATCGCTACGCGTCAGAATGGGATCACCCGACGCTGGAATGGTTTGAAGAATTGCTGGCCGAAGATGACGTGGACGTGATGGCATGGGCGCTTAAAACAGCACCGGTGCCCGAAAAATTCCAAGGCGAGCAGATCGAAAAAATGCAAGCGCTCGACTACGTCGATATCCCGCGCTAATCGCTGCGTCCTTTCTAAATCGGGAACAGCTCGTGTCCCCGACCTTTTACTGAGCAGACATGCCCGATCTGAACCGCATCCTGGCGGCGGAAACTCCGCTTACGCTTTCGTCGCTGCCACGCGGCGCGGTTCCGCTTATCCTCGGCGATATGGCACGCGCGGCAAAACAGCGCGCTGTATTTATTGCCGCCGACGATGCTTCCATGAAATCTGTGGCCGAAGCGGCAAGGTTTTTTGCACCAGAGGTCGAGGTGCTGGAGCTGCCTGCATGGGATTGCCTCCCCTATGACCGGGCATCACCTGCCCTTTCCGTTAGCGCGGCGCGGCTTTCCGCGTTGTTCAAACTGCAGCATCCCGCTGGCGGATCGCAATTGCTTGTCACCACGGTCAACGCTGCACTGCAACGGGTGCTGACCCCGTTTCGTATTCGCGAAAGCGTGCGTCAATTTAAACCGGGCACGTCGATCGGGCATGACAGCCTTTCTGCGTTGCTCACCCGGCAGGGATATTCGCGCACTGACACGGTAATCGACCACGGCGAATTCGCGGTGCGCGGTTCGATTGTCGATATCTTTCCGTCGTCGCTTGAATCCGGCCTGCGGCTCGATTTTTTTGGTGACGAGCTGGAAAGCCTGCGGCTGTTCGATCCCGGCACGCAGCGGTCGATCGGACGGTTGGATTCGCACCTTTTGTTGCCCGCATCCGAAGCGCTGATTGATGATGACAGCATCAAAAGGTTCCGGTCGCGATACCGCGAAATGTTTGGCGCTACCGCCACACAGGATCCGCTTTACGAAGCGGTAAGCGATGGCCGGCGACTGGCCGGAATGGAACATTGGTTGCCGCTGTTTGAAGAACGGCTTTCAACCTTGTTCGACCATGTGTCGGACGATGATCTGATCGTGATTGATCAGGCCGCCATCGGCGCCGCAGAAGAGCGCCTGACCGATATCAGCGATTATCACGAGCAACGCGGGCGGATCGCCAGCGAAAAGAGCGGCAGCTATCGCCCGATTGATCCCACCGCGCTTTATGTCGGCAAGGATGAATTCGAGAGCGCTCTGAAATCGGCTGCCGCCCACCGCGCCAGCATATTCTCGGCTCCTGAAAGCGACACGAACCTCGATTTCGGGTTTAAGGCCGCACGTGATTTCACCCCGGAGCGCGGGCGCGGCGACAATATCTATGACGCGGCGGCAAAGCACTTCAAAGAGATCGCGAAATCGGGCCGCAGACCGCTTTTCGCCGCCTATTCCACTGGCAGCCGGTCACGCATTGCATCGATCCTGTCCGAAGCGGGCTGCGAAACGACGCTGGCCGACACGTGGCAGGAAGCCCTCGGCCTCGCCGCCAAGGGCAAAACCGCCGCGATGGTTCTCCCCCTTGAAGCAGGCTTTGCCAACAGCGATCTGGAAATCCTGACAGAGCAGGACGTTCTGGGCGACAGGCTCGTCCGCCGGAAAAAGAAGCGCAAGGATTCCGACGCGTTTCTGGCCGAACTGCAGGCGCTTACACGCGGCGATTTGGTGGTCCATGTCGAACACGGGATTGGCAAATATCTCGGTCTGGACCCGGTTGCCGTCGGCAAAAGCCAGCATGATTGCGTTGCGCTGGAATATCGCGGCGGCGACAAATTGTTCATTCCCGTCGAGAATATCGACGTGCTCTCCCGCTATGGCTCCAGCGAGGAAGCCGTCCAACTTGATCGGCTGGGCGGTGAAGCATGGCAAAAACGCCGCGCCAAGCTGAAAGAACGCATCACTGCGATTGCCGGCGAATTGATGAAAGTCGCCGCGGAACGCGCGCTGAAAAAAGCACCGGTCTTCGAAGCCGAAGAAGCAAGCTTCAACCAGTTCGTCGATCGTTTCCCATGGGAAGAAACCGACGATCAGGATGCCGCCATCGCCGATGTTCTGCGCGATCTGGAAAGCGGCAAACCGATGGACCGCCTCGTTTGCGGCGATGTTGGTTTTGGCAAAACCGAAGTCGCCTTGCGCGCCGCATTCGTTGCGGCGATGAGCGGGCAACAGGTCGCAGTGGTGGCCCCCACGACTTTGCTCGCACGTCAGCATTATCAGAACTTTACCGAACGCTTCGCTGGCTTCCCGCTTAAAGTCGGGCGTCTTTCCCGTCTCGTTTCAGCCAAGGAAATGGCGGAAACCCGCGAAGGGTTGGCCAGCGGCGATATCGATATCATCGTCGGAACCCACGCGATCCTTTCCAAATCGACCGAGTTCGGAAATCTCGGCCTCGTGATTGTTGATGAAGAACAGCGTTTTGGCGTCACGCATAAAGAGAAGCTGAAACAGCTGCGCTCTGACGTCCACATGCTGACCCTCACCGCCACGCCCATCCCGCGCACCTTGCAGATGGCGATGACGGGTCTGCGCGAACTGTCCACCATCCAGACCCCGCCAGTCGATCGTCTCGCCGTGCGTACATACGTCATGGAATGGGATGATATGGTGATGCGCGAGGCGTTGCTGCGGGAACACCATCGCGGCGGTCAAAGTTTTATTGTCGTGCCGCGCATTTCCGACATGGCCGATGTCGAGGAATGGCTGCGCGAAAATGTGCCCGAGGTTAAGCCGATCTCTGCCCACGGCCAGATGGGCGCAGGCGAAATCGAAGAGCGCATGAGCGCATTTTACGAAGGCAAATACGAAGTTCTGCTTTCGACCACCATCGTGGAGAGCGGGCTGGATCTGCCCAGCGCGAATACAATCATCATTCACCGTGCTGACCGCTTTGGTCTGGCACAGCTATATCAGCTGCGCGGGCGCGTGGGCCGGGCGAAACTGCGCGCCTATGCATATCTTTCCTATGAGAAAGACGTGCAGCTTTCAGAGATCGCAGAAAAGCGCCTCAAGGTGCTCGGCGATCTCGATAGTCTGGGTGCCGGTTTCCAGCTGGCGAGCCACGATCTTGATATTCGCGGTGCAGGCAATTTGCTTGGCGATGAACAATCGGGTCACATCCGCGAGGTTGGTTTCGAACTGTACCAATCCATGCTCGAAGATGCGATTTTGGCCGCCAAAGCGGGTGAAATGGGGCTTGAAGCCGCCAAAGACAAAGTCTCGCCCCAGATCACTGTCGATGCGCCGATTATGATCCCAGAGGAATACGTGCCCGATCTTGCGGTGCGTATGGCGCTCTATCGCCGTTTGAATCAGGCTCAGGACAGCGCAGAAATTGAAAGCATGGCCGCAGAGATGATCGACCGGTTTGGCGATTTGCCGGAGCCGACCAAAAATCTGATCCGCCTGATCGAGATCAAGCATCAGGCCATAACTGCAAATATCGCAAAGATTGACGTCGGCGCGCGCGGCACGCTGGTGACGTTCCACAATGACGATTTCCCCGATGGCCCCGGCCTGATCGCCTATGTCGACCGCTTGGCAGGGACCGCGAAATTGCGCCCGGACATGAAGCTGGTCATCAACCGCGCATGGGGCGATCCGCAAAGCCGCCTCAATGGGCTGTTCCAACTGACCAAGGGATTGAGCGGTATCGTGAAGAAGGCGCACAAGAAG harbors:
- a CDS encoding FAD assembly factor SdhE, which encodes MTDMPTFEARLARAKFRAWHRGTREADYMIGGFFDRYASEWDHPTLEWFEELLAEDDVDVMAWALKTAPVPEKFQGEQIEKMQALDYVDIPR
- the mfd gene encoding transcription-repair coupling factor; translation: MPDLNRILAAETPLTLSSLPRGAVPLILGDMARAAKQRAVFIAADDASMKSVAEAARFFAPEVEVLELPAWDCLPYDRASPALSVSAARLSALFKLQHPAGGSQLLVTTVNAALQRVLTPFRIRESVRQFKPGTSIGHDSLSALLTRQGYSRTDTVIDHGEFAVRGSIVDIFPSSLESGLRLDFFGDELESLRLFDPGTQRSIGRLDSHLLLPASEALIDDDSIKRFRSRYREMFGATATQDPLYEAVSDGRRLAGMEHWLPLFEERLSTLFDHVSDDDLIVIDQAAIGAAEERLTDISDYHEQRGRIASEKSGSYRPIDPTALYVGKDEFESALKSAAAHRASIFSAPESDTNLDFGFKAARDFTPERGRGDNIYDAAAKHFKEIAKSGRRPLFAAYSTGSRSRIASILSEAGCETTLADTWQEALGLAAKGKTAAMVLPLEAGFANSDLEILTEQDVLGDRLVRRKKKRKDSDAFLAELQALTRGDLVVHVEHGIGKYLGLDPVAVGKSQHDCVALEYRGGDKLFIPVENIDVLSRYGSSEEAVQLDRLGGEAWQKRRAKLKERITAIAGELMKVAAERALKKAPVFEAEEASFNQFVDRFPWEETDDQDAAIADVLRDLESGKPMDRLVCGDVGFGKTEVALRAAFVAAMSGQQVAVVAPTTLLARQHYQNFTERFAGFPLKVGRLSRLVSAKEMAETREGLASGDIDIIVGTHAILSKSTEFGNLGLVIVDEEQRFGVTHKEKLKQLRSDVHMLTLTATPIPRTLQMAMTGLRELSTIQTPPVDRLAVRTYVMEWDDMVMREALLREHHRGGQSFIVVPRISDMADVEEWLRENVPEVKPISAHGQMGAGEIEERMSAFYEGKYEVLLSTTIVESGLDLPSANTIIIHRADRFGLAQLYQLRGRVGRAKLRAYAYLSYEKDVQLSEIAEKRLKVLGDLDSLGAGFQLASHDLDIRGAGNLLGDEQSGHIREVGFELYQSMLEDAILAAKAGEMGLEAAKDKVSPQITVDAPIMIPEEYVPDLAVRMALYRRLNQAQDSAEIESMAAEMIDRFGDLPEPTKNLIRLIEIKHQAITANIAKIDVGARGTLVTFHNDDFPDGPGLIAYVDRLAGTAKLRPDMKLVINRAWGDPQSRLNGLFQLTKGLSGIVKKAHKKAA